The following are encoded in a window of Candidatus Cloacimonadota bacterium genomic DNA:
- the rpoB gene encoding DNA-directed RNA polymerase subunit beta, with product MRKTKSFSKISGRFAELGIPEVEIPNLLAMQVDSFNDFLQKDIHPKRREKKGLQEVFESIFPIEDIKGNFLLEFQEYNILQEKYSIDECRERNLSYQAPLKVKLRLTIYEQNEGVREHKDTIEQDVFLGEIPLITDQGTFIINGAERVVISQLQRSPGVFFSEEKHTSGKTLYSAKVIPYNGSWLEFDIDIHDVMYVHIDKRRKLPVTVLLRAIGISTNQDLRKVFYVSETLKLKEAKGRHLYEEIRVKGSEDPLATVNEQVTDSLIKILEENGIKKVEVIDYEYEIARKVLENTIAKDPTENQEDALKKIYSLIRPGEDATLETAKALVDRMFFNEKRYNLDEVGRYKINTRLGIDVVPNLLTLCVEDFVHIFKTLVRIYHDQDVVDDIDNLSNRRVRTVGELLEEQYKTGLSMVARIINERMAISNTDEVTVHDLVNSNALISVVQSFFLTGQLSQFMEQTNPLAALRHKRAFSALGPGGLTRERAGFEVRDVHASHYGRICPIETPEGPNIGLIVSPSIYSRINKFGFMETPYRKIVDGVVTNEYEYLDSAQEEKYIIGQCNVTLDDNRRIIDEAVFARDKGDFILADPKQLHYMDVSPQQMVSVSAAMIPFLEHDDANRALMGSNMQRQAVPLINPKAPVVGTGMEKIATMDTSNIAVAPYDGTVTNVTSAYVEIKPTSETDEAYYLSTGNRIELKKFVRTNQDTCNNQRPVVRIGDKVRKGQPISDGGCVEDNRLALGTNLLVAFMPWYGYNYEDAIILSEKVAREDTLTSIYIEEMEVLVRNVKNGREELAYDIPNVPAHALRNLDKTGIVRVGSVIQAGDIIVGKVTPKSIEIDPSPEENLMRALFGDRAGDFTNSSLKAKPGMEGVVIDVKMFSRLEEGMEQEEDKDEKYNKLKSDLNLRRRKVEEFKEEKLSAALLGQVAQTIWDEKTNVYFIAPGKKITKADIARINFKKLDLDAHLVQDTEKNEQIYSDIILKIKQSLEQSENIYRKSRERIKHGDELQYGVRKMVKVYVAKKRKIEVGDKMAGRHGNKGVISIVAPIEDMPFLEDGTPVDIVLNPLGVPSRMNIGQIMETHLGMAAQTLGFEVETPIFDGASVEEIESALQEAGLPTDGKQVLYDGKNGEPFKERVTVGIIYMMKLNHLVADKMHARSTGPYSLITQQPLGGKAQHGGQRLGEMEVWALEAYGAAHLLEEMLTIKSDDVDGRNNAFKAITRGENPPPPGIPESFNVLICELKSLGFDIEFLKDNEKGEVR from the coding sequence GAAATACCCAATCTGCTCGCTATGCAAGTGGATTCGTTCAATGACTTTTTGCAAAAGGACATCCATCCCAAGCGCCGGGAGAAAAAAGGGCTTCAGGAAGTTTTTGAGTCCATTTTCCCGATCGAGGACATAAAAGGCAACTTTTTGCTGGAATTCCAAGAATACAATATCCTGCAGGAGAAGTATTCCATCGACGAGTGCCGGGAACGCAATCTTTCCTATCAGGCACCCCTTAAAGTCAAGCTAAGGCTCACGATATACGAACAGAACGAAGGGGTCAGGGAACACAAGGATACCATCGAACAGGATGTGTTTTTGGGTGAAATCCCCCTCATCACAGACCAAGGCACTTTCATAATCAACGGCGCTGAGCGGGTGGTCATATCCCAGCTTCAGCGTTCACCCGGTGTATTTTTCTCAGAGGAAAAGCACACCAGCGGCAAAACCCTTTATTCAGCCAAGGTGATTCCTTACAATGGTTCCTGGCTGGAATTTGACATCGATATCCACGACGTGATGTATGTGCACATCGACAAACGCCGTAAACTTCCGGTCACCGTCCTGCTCCGAGCCATCGGAATTTCCACAAACCAAGATTTGCGCAAGGTGTTTTACGTCAGCGAGACCCTGAAGCTGAAAGAGGCGAAAGGCCGCCATCTCTACGAAGAGATCAGGGTCAAGGGTTCTGAAGATCCCTTGGCAACCGTGAATGAGCAGGTGACCGATTCCCTGATCAAAATATTGGAAGAGAACGGCATCAAAAAGGTAGAGGTGATCGACTATGAATATGAGATCGCCCGAAAAGTGCTGGAAAACACCATTGCCAAAGACCCCACCGAAAATCAGGAAGACGCCCTTAAAAAGATCTATAGCCTGATCCGGCCTGGCGAAGATGCCACCCTGGAAACAGCAAAAGCCTTGGTTGACAGGATGTTTTTCAACGAAAAACGCTACAACCTCGATGAGGTTGGCCGTTACAAGATAAACACCCGCCTTGGCATCGACGTCGTTCCCAACCTTCTGACTCTCTGCGTGGAAGACTTCGTACACATTTTCAAGACCTTGGTTAGAATCTACCATGACCAAGATGTGGTTGACGACATTGACAACCTTTCGAACCGGCGTGTTCGCACCGTGGGCGAGTTATTGGAAGAGCAGTATAAAACCGGCTTGTCCATGGTTGCTCGGATCATTAATGAACGCATGGCTATTTCCAACACCGACGAAGTCACCGTGCACGATCTGGTGAACAGTAATGCGCTGATTTCGGTGGTGCAGTCATTCTTCCTCACAGGCCAGCTCTCCCAATTTATGGAGCAAACCAACCCACTGGCAGCGCTACGACACAAACGCGCTTTCTCAGCTTTGGGCCCGGGTGGCCTCACCCGTGAAAGGGCTGGGTTTGAAGTGCGCGACGTTCATGCTTCCCACTACGGACGCATCTGCCCAATTGAAACCCCGGAAGGGCCTAATATCGGTCTTATCGTGTCTCCATCCATCTATTCTCGAATCAACAAATTTGGCTTCATGGAAACACCCTACCGTAAAATCGTAGATGGGGTGGTGACAAACGAGTATGAATACTTGGACTCAGCTCAGGAAGAGAAATACATCATTGGCCAATGCAATGTGACTTTGGATGATAATCGCAGGATCATCGACGAGGCGGTTTTCGCCCGCGACAAGGGCGATTTCATCCTGGCGGATCCAAAACAGCTGCATTACATGGATGTTTCCCCGCAACAGATGGTTTCCGTTTCTGCGGCAATGATCCCTTTCCTCGAGCATGACGATGCCAACCGCGCCCTGATGGGTTCGAACATGCAACGTCAGGCTGTTCCGCTGATCAATCCCAAAGCTCCGGTTGTGGGCACTGGCATGGAAAAGATTGCCACCATGGACACTTCCAACATTGCCGTGGCACCCTACGACGGTACAGTAACCAACGTCACCTCCGCCTATGTGGAGATCAAGCCTACCAGCGAAACGGACGAGGCTTACTATCTGAGCACGGGAAACCGCATCGAGCTCAAGAAATTCGTGCGCACAAACCAGGATACCTGCAACAATCAGCGTCCTGTTGTTCGGATTGGCGACAAGGTCCGCAAGGGCCAGCCAATCTCGGACGGTGGCTGCGTCGAAGACAATCGCCTGGCCTTGGGCACCAATCTGCTTGTGGCTTTCATGCCTTGGTACGGTTACAACTATGAGGATGCCATCATTCTCAGCGAAAAGGTGGCCCGTGAGGATACTCTCACATCTATCTACATTGAAGAGATGGAAGTGCTGGTGCGCAACGTGAAGAATGGGCGCGAAGAACTGGCCTACGACATACCCAACGTTCCCGCCCATGCTTTGCGCAATCTGGACAAAACCGGTATAGTCCGCGTGGGATCAGTGATCCAGGCCGGCGATATCATTGTGGGCAAGGTTACTCCCAAGAGCATCGAGATCGATCCTTCCCCGGAGGAAAATCTGATGCGTGCCCTTTTCGGAGACCGGGCTGGTGATTTCACCAACAGCTCGCTCAAGGCCAAACCCGGCATGGAAGGCGTGGTGATTGACGTGAAAATGTTTTCCCGGCTGGAAGAGGGCATGGAACAGGAAGAGGACAAGGACGAAAAATACAACAAGCTGAAAAGCGACCTGAACCTGCGCCGCAGAAAGGTGGAGGAATTCAAGGAAGAAAAGCTCTCCGCAGCCCTTCTGGGCCAAGTTGCCCAAACCATCTGGGATGAAAAGACAAATGTCTATTTTATAGCCCCTGGCAAAAAGATCACCAAAGCGGATATAGCCCGGATCAACTTTAAAAAATTGGACTTGGACGCTCATCTGGTTCAGGATACCGAGAAGAACGAACAGATATACAGCGACATCATTCTCAAAATCAAGCAATCACTGGAACAGAGCGAGAACATTTATCGCAAGTCCCGCGAACGCATCAAACACGGTGACGAACTGCAATACGGCGTTCGCAAGATGGTGAAGGTCTACGTGGCCAAGAAACGCAAAATCGAGGTTGGGGACAAGATGGCAGGACGCCATGGAAACAAGGGCGTGATCTCCATCGTGGCCCCAATCGAAGATATGCCGTTTCTGGAAGATGGAACACCAGTGGATATCGTTCTTAACCCTCTGGGCGTTCCCAGCCGCATGAACATCGGCCAAATCATGGAAACCCATCTGGGCATGGCCGCGCAGACTTTGGGCTTTGAGGTGGAAACCCCGATCTTCGACGGCGCTTCAGTGGAAGAAATAGAATCCGCGCTGCAAGAGGCTGGATTGCCCACCGACGGAAAACAGGTCCTCTACGACGGTAAAAACGGTGAACCTTTCAAGGAACGTGTAACAGTGGGTATCATTTATATGATGAAACTCAACCACTTGGTGGCGGATAAGATGCACGCTCGCTCTACCGGACCTTACTCCCTGATCACGCAGCAGCCTCTGGGTGGGAAAGCCCAGCACGGCGGACAGCGTTTGGGAGAAATGGAAGTCTGGGCTCTGGAAGCATACGGGGCCGCGCATCTGCTGGAAGAAATGCTCACCATTAAGAGCGATGATGTGGATGGGCGCAACAACGCCTTCAAAGCCATCACAAGAGGTGAGAACCCACCCCCTCCAGGCATTCCGGAATCATTCAACGTGCTCATCTGCGAGCTCAAGTCACTGGGATTCGATATCGAATTCCTTAAAGACAATGAAAAGGGCGAAGTGAGGTAA